From Acidobacteriota bacterium, one genomic window encodes:
- a CDS encoding DinB family protein, whose product MRKLAFALLFATLPGILAAQTPQPKPPTTLKGVLLEQLRSTHNAQEWFASGNTAIAGLTAEQARWTDGKGNHSVGQLTYHLVYWNKRALMQFKGEKPAQFNGNNDETFNNFTPEQWNDLVKQFDQVMAEWEKAVEAADDATVAQKASLIAHVGAHNAYHIGQIVFVRKEQGSWDPSKGVK is encoded by the coding sequence ATGAGAAAGCTAGCTTTTGCACTCTTGTTCGCCACGCTCCCCGGCATACTCGCCGCGCAGACGCCGCAGCCCAAGCCACCCACGACCCTGAAAGGCGTTTTGCTGGAGCAGCTCCGCTCCACCCATAACGCCCAGGAGTGGTTCGCCTCCGGCAACACCGCCATCGCCGGTCTCACCGCCGAGCAGGCGCGCTGGACCGATGGCAAAGGCAATCACTCCGTCGGCCAGCTCACCTACCATCTCGTCTACTGGAACAAGCGCGCACTGATGCAGTTCAAGGGCGAGAAGCCGGCGCAATTCAATGGCAACAACGACGAGACGTTCAACAACTTCACCCCCGAGCAGTGGAACGACCTCGTCAAGCAATTCGATCAGGTCATGGCGGAGTGGGAGAAGGCCGTCGAAGCAGCCGACGACGCGACCGTAGCACAAAAAGCCAGCCTCATTGCGCATGTCGGAGCACACAACGCCTATCACATCGGCCAGATTGTCTTCGTCCGCAAGGAGCAGGGATCGTGGGACCCATCGAAGGGCGTGAAGTAG
- the bla gene encoding subclass B3 metallo-beta-lactamase, with the protein MNRRAWHLTFPFLLLVLLIAGLSRSSFAQNNPGWTEPFPPHRIVGNLYYVGSKELASYLIVTKEGNILINSSLESSVPLIKKSIEQLGFKFSDTRVLLISHAHFDHDAGSATIKELTGAKYLVMDADVPVVEDGGKSDFFYGKQPSNWYKPAKVDRVLHDGDIVTLGDATLVARKTPGHTRGCTTWTMTINDGGHPFDVVIVGSPNVNTGYKLVNNAEYPQIATDFARTFDILKSLHCDIFLGAHGAYYGLEEKYARMKRGAPAAFFDPEGYKRYVIDREGAFKAELARQQKGQAH; encoded by the coding sequence ATGAACCGTCGCGCCTGGCATCTCACCTTCCCCTTCCTATTGTTGGTGCTCCTCATCGCGGGACTCTCGCGTAGCAGCTTTGCCCAGAACAATCCGGGTTGGACGGAGCCGTTTCCTCCGCACCGCATCGTCGGCAACCTGTACTACGTCGGCAGCAAAGAGCTGGCGTCGTATCTGATCGTGACGAAGGAGGGGAACATCCTGATCAATTCGAGCCTTGAGAGCTCGGTGCCGCTGATCAAAAAGAGTATCGAGCAACTGGGCTTCAAATTCAGCGATACGAGGGTGCTGCTTATCAGCCATGCCCACTTCGATCACGATGCCGGCAGCGCGACCATCAAAGAGCTAACAGGCGCTAAATATCTGGTAATGGATGCCGACGTTCCCGTGGTGGAGGACGGAGGCAAAAGTGACTTCTTCTACGGCAAACAACCGAGCAACTGGTACAAACCGGCGAAGGTCGATCGCGTGCTCCACGATGGGGACATCGTGACACTGGGAGATGCAACGCTGGTAGCCCGGAAGACTCCCGGACACACCAGGGGATGCACGACCTGGACCATGACGATCAACGACGGCGGCCACCCCTTCGATGTGGTGATCGTCGGCAGCCCAAACGTCAATACCGGCTACAAGCTGGTGAATAATGCGGAGTATCCGCAGATTGCTACCGACTTCGCACGCACCTTCGACATCCTCAAGTCATTGCATTGCGATATCTTCCTGGGCGCTCATGGAGCGTACTACGGGCTGGAAGAAAAATACGCTCGCATGAAGCGGGGTGCACCAGCTGCCTTCTTCGACCCTGAAGGGTACAAGCGCTATGTGATTGATCGTGAAGGGGCTTTCAAAGCAGAACTGGCCCGGCAGCAGAAGGGACAGGCGCACTGA
- a CDS encoding MoaD/ThiS family protein, whose protein sequence is MTVRVMLPAHLRVLARVQGEVKVEVDGAVTQRTVLNALEAAYPMLSGTIRDHTTQQRRAFMRLFACESDLSHESPDTLLPLEVAEGKEPLLVIGAIAGG, encoded by the coding sequence ATGACGGTGCGCGTGATGCTTCCGGCGCATCTGCGCGTACTGGCGCGTGTACAGGGCGAGGTCAAGGTGGAGGTCGATGGCGCGGTGACGCAGCGCACCGTGCTCAACGCACTGGAAGCGGCCTACCCAATGCTCAGCGGCACGATCCGCGATCACACAACGCAGCAACGACGCGCATTCATGCGATTGTTTGCGTGCGAAAGCGATCTATCGCACGAATCGCCGGACACGCTATTGCCTCTTGAAGTCGCTGAGGGCAAGGAGCCGCTGCTGGTGATTGGCGCGATCGCCGGAGGGTAA